One genomic segment of Oncorhynchus masou masou isolate Uvic2021 chromosome 16, UVic_Omas_1.1, whole genome shotgun sequence includes these proteins:
- the rev3l gene encoding DNA polymerase zeta catalytic subunit isoform X3 has translation MEDGRALPSGQKTCLHLHGIFPYLYVPYDGYGQQAESYLRQVAFSIDRALNVSMGNPSSNTQHVFKVALVSGMPFYGYHAMERKFMKIYLYNPQMVKRVCELLQGGAVMNKHYQPHEAHIPYLLQLFIDYNLYGMNLINLGAVKFRRSQPRREGFPPDRQGCSRPGTSPLKSPCTSRLSDSTLGGMFVRWEEDDIACSLVLEDVEKQSTCELEVDAVAVDILNRLEIENQIGSNPGLQAIWEDEKQRRREKNQSSQMETPQSQDRGFVASTESERAFMQRFKEILKENEFDVTQSGSVDDAAEEQDPSPAELSLHPDVLTPELLQCTPANLVEAHRGSQTDTKRSRGKDQEEAIVDEEAILSLLESSQTFLPLSQKSNHSPILDSSQDHAMVDLLAGLEDDGYRAAPMRQNSQHSLPGGGSGHYNSDEEEEGPELEREEAELSLLMSQRWDSDLPEQSSRRSRPGVKEAEESFSDEPQDSSDEEMEWSGNNSLFANLSIPQLDGAADENSDSSVTDKGSRTHSSLTVADKILGKRNPFPGETVHLEPPSSAKILLDRKHPEHRQALSQDTEDTADKHFLSLSQHSHECSTGFKVNKEIPYIQPVKHPIPCNIANQAEVSQICVDKMDVVRPLYTYEKKTMALDESDLDVFPFGNGKITQSRKKYSSIKNVEKNRLSILQNHRSFSLCYSELRNCPSKTELELGQKDCKSPIPRNSINPAPCPVEEDELIASREGEMGRGSEEGDMGELKIRYEDYQENKTERTIVAQQEAHYKFFPSVILSNCLTRPAKKVVGNKLTDGCAKLEQAEPRRSRLKLGKRRLAAAAQKAKANAGESLASDSQVGMALTSIMPACPKSTDTVAKSVIEETGPTAPLPELPAPAHSPALAPSPQPAPVVSPTQAPVPACPTEVSVEGRLAPLPELPAKVTGTKASGLPGSKYTLRAKRKMSYDSSEDGEHSGTSRVKHPLALRDNYVRFKDNYILSTQELKYQKRRKMSRKEPREPPIIIKYIIINRFKGQKNMLVKMAKVSAEEQRVVLTPDKLETYTKMAPLKSFWPKVLESCAVKFPLSEPKANKKQPKRKVNKVNTTTTKKTASGPPKPRVRVGQGGERPRRTKGLRKASTRPSLPCPRPCYCELANDHATEYSDVMVELGYLSERSPSPTDSTPPRCWSPSDPLMEAMSSDGLMNPLNDPCLSSVCQETPPESLGRGVRNRSRTAKPSSPRRRTKSANKLSAEVKKESATRRKSTTGTPRRRKKDLETVDGTSVDGDSTNTTTRTRRPRRKKQAEQPPVKSRDCDSSQLLFPEDVSPLTDSSSTAVPPFQQSANKTSQIIDGSHGVTGSKSLSQFIEPKSEDYETSIMEVNQSFALKLFQTHPGQLPGCAVKAETTVDECTPPQVKSPMVGKSKGAPKSGSPHSGLRNGEALPEDTSGLAVLKKLLQKRQQRGGQCLPTQTVGTEISSSTTTQPPGPTPDLAAAKPPRARKTPSATPRKPRVSRTTTPKEKKPRSRKGKANSQPELPVKQEPPMSDDSPVFLSDPGLDSCYSIEDSLSPELPHNYNFDINAIGIGSQTEFSSLYMGSQFVLTDKNLPQKFLSDITQEVIPALALSIEKRPDRLSGSGEALQRSLSGPLSPDLFDKPENGESVSNHLSSLDSERLLRSREWGTSLGKLHGLSHFQGFHCERKELLFSAFDPVLPLPLSSASFADNEGSPTGDLPEGNDALTSTTASSSPRSVNSVSQVKTSSQLLRGTGGGAHILKPLMSPPNREEILTTLLDLEMSEATFQEPFCSNPSDAPGKPREVGGRKLTVETRLAKELAEFNGDLSLEGLQFWKTAFSAMTRPGSSHTLGAEATRDQAQLSPSSAGDQKVILLPCRSAPSRERVQLWLEARKQYEHLQRGRRDVGALERGRLEQIREEQQTDRTEQPTLLHSPALKEEEGFEKPSDIRTQRDNLSLHISPVEGVETQDSPRGVKPVSDINTRDSEEECYGKSISPDSPDLPPWQQPTQPSPSGLDGVEGERRGSDLGSPLSPRLCTSPERSEEKHFLSPSPLPSTKSRGDRERTSPHLQLHSTPVLRRRRCRGESEPVCSTPLTEDAESPSQRLQHRRGEHTDTLRRVLLTTQMKNQFAALNVAKKDNSQIEGPSISNSYGFKVSMQNLQDAKALHEVQHLTLMSMELHARTRRDLEPDPEFDPICALFYCFSSDAPLLDSDKTQLTGAIVVDKDCQDSGQGVRGTAPLLVRSGVSGLQVTYAVDEKRLFQEVVTIMRRFDPDMLVGYEVQMRSWGYILQRAAALNFDLCQQLSRVPGDAKENRFAAERDEYGADTMTEIHIIGRIVINLWRIMKTEVTLNNYSFENVAFHVLHQRFPLYSPRTLSDWFDHNTDLHRWKMVDHYVSRLGGTMQLLQQHDIIGRTSELARVFGIQFYHVLTRGSQYRVESMMLRVAKPMNYIPVTPSVQQRAQQRVPQCIPLVMEPESRFYSNSMVVLDFQSLYPSIVIAYNYCYSTCLGHVESMGTPDEFKFGCTSLRVPPELLYQLRNDITISPNGIAFVKPTVRKGVLPSMLDEILNTRFMVKRSMKSYKQDKALMRLLDARQLGLKLIANVTFGYTAAHYSGRMPSVEVGDSIVHKARETLERAIKLVNDTKKWGAHVVYGDTDSMFVLLKGATKEQAFKIGNEIAEAVTATNPKPVKLKFEKVYLPCVLQTKKRYVGYMYESLDQKDPVFDAKGIETVRRDGCTAVSKILERSIKLLFETRDISLVKQFVQRQCVKVLEAKASMQDLTFAKEYRGSGSYRPGACVPALELTRRMMAYDRRLEPRVGERVPYVIVYGTPGVPLIQLVRRPLEVLQDPGLRLNATYYITKQILPPLRRIFQLIGVDVLSWYQELPRVQKVSCSMVARGEEVGRKGTISQYFTTLHCPVCDELTQLGVCASCRAEPQRVAVTLYQDMRLWESQQDQLLKICRNCSGSAERQVPCVSLDCPVLYKLSRVNRQLAKAPYLRQLLEQFGL, from the exons gtcagaAGACCTGTCTCCACCTCCATGGCATCTTCCCCTACCTCTATGTGCCGTACGATGGCTATGGGCAGCAGGCGGAGAGCTACCTGCGTCAGGTAGCCTTCAGCATCGACAGGGCCCTCAACGTGTCCATGGGAAACCCCTCCTCTAACACACAGCACGTCTTCAAGGTGGCACTGGTCTCCGGCAT GCCTTTTTATGGATACCATGCCATGGAGAGGAAGTTTATGAAGATCTATCTGTACAATCCTCAGATGGTCAAAAG GGTGTGTGAGCTGTTGCAAGGAGGCGCTGTGATGAACAAGCACTACCAGCCCCACGAGGCCCACATCCCCTACCTGCTGcagctgttcatcgactacaaccTGTACGGCATGAACCTGATCAACCTGGGAGCCGTCAAGTTCCGCCGGAGCCAGCCGCGCAGAG AGGGATTTCCCCCAGATCGCCAGGGCTGCAGCAGGCCAGGCACCAGCCCCTTGAAGAGCCCCTGTACCTCCAGACTGAGCGACAGTACGCTGGGAGGCATGTTTGTCCGCTGGGAGGAGGATGACATAGCCTG ttccctggtcctggaggATGTGGAGAAACAGAGCACATGTGAGCTGGAAGTGGATGCTGTGGCTGTAGATATCCTTAACCGTCTGGAAATAGAGA atcaGATTGGCAGCAACCCTGGCCTGCAGGCCATCTGGGAGGATGAGAAGCAGAGGCGACGAGAGAAGAACCAGTCATCTCAGATGGAGACCCCACAGTCACAGG ATCGTGGGTTTGTCGCCTCGACGGAGAGCGAGAGGGCCTTCATGCAGAGATTCAAGGAGATCCTGAAGGAAAATGAGTTTGATGT gacTCAGTCTGGGTCTGTGGATGACGCGGCAGAGGAGCAGGATCCATCCCCAGCTGAACTGTCTCTACACCCTGATGTCCTGACCCCAGAGCTGCTGCAGTGTACACCAGCCAACCTGGTGGAGGCGCATAGAGGCTCCCAGACAG ACACTAAAAGGAGCCGTGGTAAAGACCAGGAGGAGGCCATTGTGGATGAGGAGGCCATTCTGAGTCTGTTGGAGAGCAGTCAGAcctttctcccactctcccagAAATCCAACCACTCACCCATACTAG ACAGCAGCCAGGACCATGCCATGGTGGACCTGCTGGCAGGCCTGGAGGATGATGGGTATCGGGCGGCCCCTATGAGGCAGAACTCCCAGCATTCCCTGCCCGGGGGAGGGAGCGGTCACTACAACagtgacgaggaggaggaggggccagagctagagagggaggaggcagaaCTCAGTCTTCTGATGTCACAGAGATGGGACAGCGACCTTCCAGAACAGTCGTCTAGACGGAG TAGACCTGGTGTGAAGGAGGCAGAAGAGAGCTTCAGTGACGAGCCCCAGGACTCGTCAGATGAGGAGATGGAATGGAGTGGGAACAACTCTCTTTTTGCCAACCTCTCCATTCCTCAGCTGGACGGTGCTGCGGATGAGAACAGTG ATTCATCGGTAACGGACAAAGGCTCCAGGACCCACTCGTCCCTCACCGTCGCCGATAAGATCCTGGGGAAGAGGAACCCCTTTCCTGGGGAGACAGTCCACCTGGAGCCCCCGTCTTCAGCCAAGATCCTCCTAGACCGCAAACACCCGGAGCACCGGCAAGCCCTCTCACAGGACACAGAGGACACAGCTGATAAGCACTTCCTCTCCCTCAGCCAACACAGTCATGAGTGTTCCACAGGGTTCAAGGTGAATAAAGAGATACCTTACATCCAGCCGGTCAAACACCCCATTCCCTGCAACATCGCCAACCAGGCCGAGGTCTCTCAGATCTGTGTGGACAAAATGGATGTCGTTCGGCCTCTCTACACCTACGAGAAGAAGACGATGGCTCTGGATGAGTCGGATCTGGACGTCTTTCCGTTCGGCAACGGGAAAATCACCCAGAGCAGGAAGAAGTACAGCAGCATCAAGAATGTGGAGAAGAATCGTCTGTCCATCCTGCAGAACCACAGGAGCTTCTCCCTGTGTTACTCTGAGCTGAGGAACTGCCCCAGCAAGACAGAGCTAGAGCTGGGTCAGAAAGACTGTAAAAGCCCCATACCGAGGAACAGTATAAACCCAGCCCCCTGCCCCGTAGAAGAGGACGAGCTCATTGCCTCGAGGGAGGGTGAGATGGGCCGAGGCAGCGAGGAGGGGGACATGGGCGAGCTGAAGATCCGGTACGAGGACTATCAGGAGAACAAGACTGAGAGGACCATAGTAGCCCAGCAGGAGGCACACTACAAGTTCTTCCCCAGTGTCATTCTCTCCAACTGCCTTACCAGGCCCGCCAAGAAGGTGGTGGGCAACAAGTTGACTGACGGCTGTGCCAAGCTAGAGCAGGCAGAGCCACGCAGGTCCAGGCTAAAGCTGGGCAAGAGGAGGTTGGCTGCAGCAGCCCAGAAAGCTAAAGCGAACGCTGGGGAAAGCCTAGCCTCTGACAGCCAAGTGGGCATGGCCTTAACTTCCATCATGCCTGCCTGTCCTAAGAGCACGGACACAGTGGCAAAGTCTGTCATAGAGGAGACTGGACCCACAGCACCACTCCCAGAATTGCCTGCTCCTGCCCATTCCCCTGCCCTGGCCCCTTCCCCTCAACCAGCCCCTGTTGTGTCCCCTACACAGGCCCCAGTCCCTGCCTGTCCCACTGAGGTGTCTGTGGAGGGCAGGTTGGCCCCACTGCCTGAGCTCCCTGCTAAAGTGACTGGCACCAAAGCCTCAGGTCTGCCTGGCAGCAAGTACACTCTGAGGGCCAAGCGCAAGATGAGCTACGACAGCAGCGAGGATGGGGAACACTCGGGCACCTCTCGCGTGAAACACCCTCTGGCCCTCCGAGACAACTACGTCCGCTTCAAAGACAACTATATCCTCAGCACGCAGGAACTCAAGTACCAGAAACGACGGAAGATGTCCAGAAAGGAGCCAAGGGAGCCACCCATCATCATCAAGTACATCATCATCAACAGGTTCAAGGGTCAGAAGAACATGTTGGTGAAGATGGCCAAGGTGAGTGCTGAGGAGCAGCGGGTGGTGCTCACACCAGACAAACTGGAGACGTACACTAAAATGGCCCCTCTCAAGTCCTTCTGGCCTAAGGTTCTAGAGTCTTGTGCGGTCAAGTTTCCTCTCAGTGAGCCCAAGGCTAATAAGAAACAGCCCAAACGAAAGGTTAATAAGGTCAACACCACAACCACTAAGAAAACGGCCAGTGGCCCACCAAAACCTCGAGTCCGAGTCGGGCAGGGGGGTGAGAGGCCTAGAAGGACTAAAGGCCTCAGGAAAGCCTCGACTCGGCCCTCTCTGCCGTGCCCGCGGCCATGTTACTGTGAACTGGCCAATGACCACGCCACTGAGTACTCTGATGTGATGGTGGAGTTGGGTTATCTGTCTGAGAGATCCCCTAGCCCCACTGATTCAACCCCACCTCGGTGTTGGTCCCCCAGTGACCCCCTTATGGAAGCCATGTCCTCTGATGGGTTGATGAACCCATTAAATGATCCCTGTCTCAGTTCTGTGTGTCAGGAAACCCCCCCAGAGTCCTTAGGCCGTGGTGTGCGGAACCGAAGCCGGACTGCTAAACCTAGCAGCCCAAGAAGACGGACTAAGTCTGCTAATAAGCTTTCGGCGGAAGTCAAAAAGGAGAGTGCCACGAGAAGGAAAAGTACTACTGGGACTCCACGGAGGAGAAAAAAAGATCTAGAGACAGTTGATGGGACGAGTGTGGATGGTGACTCTACTAACACCACCACAAGAACTCGAAGGCCTCGTAGGAAGAAGCAGGCTGAACAGCCCCCTGTAAAAAGCAGAGACTGTGACAGTTCCCAGCTCCTCTTCCCAGAGGATGTGTCGCCTCTTACTGACTCCTCTTCAACGGCCGTACCACCCTTTCAGCAGTCAGCTAACAAAACCAGCCAGATCATTGACGGCTCCCATGGGGTCACTGGCTCTAAATCCCTATCCCAGTTCATTGAACCAAAGTCAGAGGACTATGAGACCTCCATAATGGAGGTGAACCAAAGCTTTGCTCTCAAACTCTTCCAAACGCATCCAGGCCAGCTGCCGGGTTGTGCTGTGAAGGCAGAAACTACAGTTGATGAGTGCACACCCCCTCAGGTGAAATCCCCCATGGTGGGGAAGAGTAAGGGCGCCCCCAAATCAGGGTCCCCTCACTCAGGCCTTAGGAACGGGGAGGCCCTACCTGAGGATACCTCTGGCCTGGCTGTTCTGAAGAAGCTCCTGCAGAAGAGGCAGCAGAGAGGTGGTCAGTGCCTCCCAACCCAGACAGTGGGCACAGAgatctcctcctccactacaacACAGCCCCCTGGCCCCACACCAGACCTTGCTGCAGCCAAGCCACCAAGAGCCAGGAAAACTCCGTCAGCCACCCCACGGAAACCCCGGGTCTCAAGAACTACAACTCCCAAGGAGAAGAAGCCCAGAAGCAGGAAGGGTAAGGCGAACTCTCAGCCGGAGTTACCTGTGAAGCAGGAGCCACCAATGTCAGACGACAGCCCAGTGTTCCTTTCAGACCCAGGCCTGGACAGCTGCTACTCCATAGAGGACAGCCTCTCCCCAGAGCTCCCACACAACTACAACTTCGACATCAACGCTATCGGCATTGGCAGCCAGACCGAGTTCTCCAGCCTGTATATGGGCAGCCAGTTTGTTTTGACCGACAAGAATCTGCCTCAGAAGTTCCTGAGTGACATCACTCAGGAGGTCATCCCTGCGCTGGCGCTGAGCATTGAGAAGAGGCCTGATAGGCTGTCTGGGTCTGGGGAGGCGCTACAACGAAGCTTGTCTGGACCTCTGAGTCCTGACCTCTTTGACAAGCCAGAAAACGGTGAATCTGTCTCCAACCATTTATCTTCTTTGGATTCCGAGAGGTTACTGAGGAGCAGAGAGTGGGGAACGTCCCTGGGCAAACTCCACGGCCTCAGCCACTTCCAGGGCTTTCACTGTGAGAGGAAAGAGCTGCTGTTCTCTGCCTTCGACCCCGTCTTACCGCTGCCTCTGAGCTCTGCGTCTTTCGCAGACAACGAAGGATCACCGACCGGAGACTTACCGGAGGGGAATGATGCTTTGACGTCGACCACAGCCAGTAGTTCTCCACGCTCGGTTAACTCCGTATCCCAGGTGAAGACTAGCAGCCAGCTCCTCAGGGGGACAGGAGGGGGGGCCCACATCCTCAAGCCCCTCATGTCCCCTCCCAACCGGGAAGAGATCCTCACCACCCTCCTAGACCTGGAGATGTCTGAGGCCACCTTTCAGGAGCCCTTCTGCAGCAACCCCTCAGACGCCCCAGGGAAACCCAG GGAGGTTGGTGGACGTAAGTTGACGGTGGAGACCAGGTTGGCCAAGGAGCTGGCTGAGTTCAACGGGGACCTATCCCTGGAGGGGCTACAATTCTGGAAGACGGCCTTCTCCGCCATGACCCGGCCCGGCTCCTCTCACACCCTGGGAGCAGAAGCCACCAGAGACCAGGCCCAGCTCAGCCCCTCTTCAGCCGGGGACCAGAAGGTCATCCTGCTGCCCTGTAGGAGCGCCCCCAGCCGTGAGCGCGTCCAGCTATGGCTGGAGGCCAGGAAACAGTACGAGCATCTGCAGAGGGGCAGGAGAGACGTGGGAGCACTGGAGAGGGGAAGGTTAGAACAGATAAGAGAAGAGCAgcaaacagacaggactgaacaGCCCACTCTGCTCCATTCTCCAGcattgaaggaagaggaggggtttGAGAAGCCCTCCGATATCAGGACTCAGAGGGACAATCTCTCTCTACATATATCACCTGTTGAGGGGGTGGAAACTCAGGACAGCCCCAGAGGAGTGAAGCCTGTATCAGACATTAACACCAGAGACTCTGAGGAGGAGTGTTATGGTAAATCCATCTCTCCAGACTCGCCAGACCTGCCGCCCTGGCAGCAGCCCACGCAGCCCAGCCCCTCAGGACTAGatggagtagagggggagaggagagggtcagatCTAGGGTCACCCTTGTCCCCCAGGCTCTgcacctccccagagaggagcgaggagaagcacttcctcagtccctctcccTTGCCTTCCACGAAGAGCcgaggggacagggagaggaccaGCCCCCACCTTCAGCTCCACAGCACCCCAGTCCTCAGGAGACGCAGGTGCAGGGGCGAGTCTGAACCCGTGTGCAGCACCCCTTTGACTGAAG ACGCGGAGTCCCCATCTCAGAGACTGCAGCACAGGAGAGgggaacacacagacaccctgAGGAGAGTGCTACTGACCACACAGATGAAG AACCAGTTTGCTGCTTTGAACGTTGCAAAGAAAGACAACTCTCAGATCGAGGGACCCAGCATCAGCAACTCGTACGGCTTCAAAGTCAGCATGCAGAACCTCCAGGACGCTAAAGCCCTGCacgag GTGCAGCACCTGACGTTGATGAGCATGGAGCTTCACGCTCGAACCCGGCGGGACCTGGAGCCCGACCCTGAGTTTGACCCCATATGTGCCTTATTCTACTGCTTCAGCTCTGATGCACCCCTACTGGACTCAGACAAGACGCAGCTGACTGGGGCCATCGTGGTGGACAAGGACTGCCAGGACAGTGGCCAAG gtgTCAGAGGAACAGCACCCCTGCTGGTCAGATCTGGGGTCTCAGGACTGCAGGTCACCTACGCTGTGGATGAGAAGCGGCTGTTCCAGGAAGTTGTCACTATCATGAGGAG GTTTGACCCAGACATGCTGGTAGGCTATGAAGTCCAGATGCGTTCCTGGGGCTACATCCTCCAGCGGGCAGCGGCACTCAACTTTGACCTTTGCCAGCAGCTCTCCAGGGTGCCAG gtgACGCCAAGGAGAACCGTTTCGCCGCGGAGAGGGATGAGTACGGAGCGGACACCATGACGGAGATACACATCATCGGCCGCATCGTCATCAACCTGTGGAGGATCATGAAGACCGAG GTAACGTTGAACAACTACAGTTTTGAGAATGTGGCCTTCCACGTCCTACACCAGCGCTTCCCCCTGTACAGCCCCCGCACCCTGTCGGACTGGTTCGACCACAACACGGACCTGCACAG GTGGAAGATGGTGGACCATTATGTGAGCCGGTTGGGCGGCACCATGCAACTGCTCCAGCAGCACGACATCATCGGCAGGACCAGCGAGCTGGCCAGGGTGTTCGGGATCCAGTTCTACCACGTGCTCACCAGGGGATCCCAG tacCGTGTGGAGTCCATGATGCTGCGCGTGGCCAAGCCCATGAACTATATCCCCGTGACGCCCAGCGTTCAGCAGAGAGCCCAGCAGAGGGTGCCGCAGTGCATCCCGCTGGTCATGGAGCCCGAGTCGCGCTTCTACAGCAACTCTATGGTGGTGCTGGACTTCCAGTCACTCTACCCCTCCATCGTCATCGCCTACAACTACTGTTACTCTACCTGCCTGGGCCACGTGGAGAGCATGGGAAC GCCCGATGAGTTTAAGTTTGGCTGCACCTCCCTGCGGGTCCCCCCTGAGCTCCTCTACCAGCTCCGCAATGACATCACCATCTCTCCCAACGGCATCGCTTTTGTCAAG CCCACGGTGAGGAAGGGGGTCCTGCCCAGTATGTTGGATGAGATCCTGAACACGCGTTTCATGGTGAAGCGCTCCATGAAGTCTTACAAGCAGGACAAGGCCTTGATGAGGCTCTTGGACGCCAGGCAGCTGGGACTCAAGCTCATCGCCAACGTCACCTTCGGTTACACCGCCGCTCACTACTCCGGACGTATGCCCAGCGTAGAG GTTGGAGACAGTATTGTCCACAAGGCCAGGGAAACCCTGGAGAGGGCCATCAAGCTGGTCAACGACACCAAGAAGTGGGGAGCCCACGTTGTCTATGGTGACACAGACAG CATGTTTGTCCTGCTAAAGGGAGCAACTAAAGAGCAGGCCTTCAAGATCGGCAACGAGATCGCCGAGGCGGTGACTGCTACCAACCCTAAACCTGTCAAGCTGAAGTTTGAGAAG GTGTACCTCCCGTGCGTGCTCCAGACGAAAAAGCGCTACGTGGGCTACATGTACGAGAGCCTGGACCAGAAGGACCCCGTGTTTGACGCCAAGGGGATCGAAACTGTGCGCCGAGACGGATGCACTGCTGTTTCCAAG ATTTTGGAGCGTTCCATCAAGCTGCTGTTTGAGACGCGGGACATCAGCCTGGTGAAGCAGTTTGTGCAGCGTCAGTGTGTGAAGGTGCTGGAGGCCAAGGCCAGCATGCAGGACCTGACCTTCGCTAAGGAGTACAGGGGCAGCGGCTCCTACCGGCCGGGGGCCTGCGTCCCTGCTCTGGAGCTCACCAG GCGTATGATGGCTTATGACCGGCGCCTGGAGCCACGGGTGGGCGAGCGGGTGCCCTACGTGATCGTGTACGGGACGCCCGGCGtgcccctcatccagctggtgcGGCGGCCCCTGGAGGTGCTGCAGGACCCGGGCCTGCGCCTCAACGCCACCTACTACATCACCAAGCAGATCCTGCCCCCGCTGAGGCGCATCTTCCAGCTCATCGGTGTGGATGTGCTCAGCTGGTACCAGGAGCTCCCCAGG GTCCAGAAGGTGTCATGCTCCATGGTGGCCAGAGGGGAGGAAGTGGGGAGGAAGGGGACTATCTCCCAGTACTTCACCACGCTGCACTGTCCTGTGTGTGACGAGCTCACCCAGCTAGGGGTGTGTGCCAGCTGCCGTGCCGAGCCCCAACGCGTGGCCGTCACTCTCTACCAGGACATGCGCCTTTGGGAGAGCCAGCAGGACCAGTTGCTAAAG ATCTGTCGGAACTGCAGCGGCAGTGCGGAGCGGCAGGTTCCGTGCGTGTCTCTGGACTGTCCGGTGCTCTACAAGCTGTCCCGGGTCAACAGACAGCTCGCCAAGGCCCCCTACCTCCGACAGCTCCTGGAGCAGTTCGGATTGTGA